A genomic window from Vitis riparia cultivar Riparia Gloire de Montpellier isolate 1030 chromosome 18, EGFV_Vit.rip_1.0, whole genome shotgun sequence includes:
- the LOC117906248 gene encoding purine permease 1-like, whose product MEVEVQLSSNMRKALLVLNCVILSIGNCGGPLVMRLYFVRGGERIWFSSWLETAGWPLILVPLIITYMHRRTKQGSHAKLFFMKPPLFVASAVIGVLTGLDDYFYAYGIAKLPVSTSALIIASQLAFTAAFAFLLVKQKFTSYSVNAIFLLSIGAGVLALHSSSDRPANESNKEYYLGFFMTLAAAALYGFILPLVELTYKKAKQAITYSLVMEIQMVMCFFATVFCTVGMLVNNDFQAIPKEAKEYELGEAKYYLVVVWNGIIMQCFFLGAIGVIFCASSLVAGIVIAVLLPVTEILAVIFFDEKFQAEKGVSLALSLWGFVSYFYGEMKDSKKKKNPTPETELPQTVNP is encoded by the exons ATGGAGGTGGAAGTTCAGCTGAGCAGCAACATGAGGAAGGCTCTCCTGGTTCTGAATTGTGTGATTCTTTCAATTGGAAACTGCGGTGGTCCCTTGGTGATGCGCCTGTATTTCGTTCGTGGCGGCGAGAGAATATGGTTTTCCAGTTGGTTGGAAACGGCTGGGTGGCCCTTGATCCTAGTCCCTCTCATCATCACTTACATGCACCGCCGAACCAAGCAAGGCTCCCATGCCAAGCTCTTCTTCATGAAACCTCCTCTGTTCGTGGCCTCCGCTGTTATCGGTGTCCTCACCGGCCTCGATGACTACTTCTACGCATATGGCATAGCAAAACTGCCCGTTTCAACATCTGCTCTCATTATCGCAAGCCAGCTCGCTTTCACAGCAGCCTTTGCATTCCTCTTGGTGAAACAAAAGTTTACCTCATACTCCGTAAATGCCATATTTCTGTTGAGTATCGGTGCTGGTGTCTTGGCTCTACACAGTAGCTCTGACCGCCCCGCCAACGAGTCCAACAAAGAATATTACCTCGGGTTTTTCATGACACTAGCAGCTGCAGCGCTCTATGGTTTCATTCTCCCGTTGGTTGAATTAACCTACAAGAAAGCAAAGCAGGCAATAACCTACTCACTGGTCATGGAGATTCAAATGGTGATGTGCTTCTTCGCCACCGTCTTTTGCACAGTGGGGATGCTGGTTAATAATGACTTTCAG GCAATTCCAAAAGAGGCAAAAGAATACGAGCTTGGAGAAGCTAAATATTATCTGGTGGTGGTATGGAATGGGATCATAATGCAGTGTTTCTTCTTAGGAGCAATAGGAGTCATCTTTTGCGCTTCATCTTTGGTAGCCGGTATTGTGATTGCTGTCCTACTCCCCGTGACAGAGATCTTGGCTGTTATTTTCTTCGACGAAAAATTTCAAGCAGAGAAGGGGGTTTCACTTGCTCTCTCTCTTTGGGGTTTTGTTTCATACTTCTACGGCGAGATGAAGGAtagcaagaaaaagaagaatccCACTCCGGAGACGGAGCTGCCTCAAACGGTCAATCCATGA